Proteins found in one Streptomyces sp. NBC_00461 genomic segment:
- a CDS encoding acetoacetate decarboxylase family protein, which yields MTTVRGFFFPKTASGASSLIPSPPYRYSGDLLTVEYRTDPARVRELLPEPLELADEDPGAVALIWADWQSCSASGEELLDPVLSQYKEAFAVVRCKYRGQTYSRCVYIWVDKDFAIARGLHQGYPKKLGSIHQTRPHPYGPAPRIEAGARFGATLAAADRRLAHTVVTLREPSETNGFVNAHPMAHHRWLPSIEKGKGLALDELIESGAASFEAGQAWRGDAELELFEAPTEELARLEIREPIAAYYRQVGVVWDGGRLLESGTSGAE from the coding sequence ATGACCACCGTCCGTGGATTCTTCTTCCCCAAGACGGCGAGCGGAGCCTCGTCGCTGATCCCCTCACCGCCCTATCGGTACTCCGGGGACCTGCTCACCGTCGAGTACCGCACCGACCCGGCCCGCGTGCGTGAGCTGCTTCCAGAGCCCCTGGAGCTCGCCGACGAGGACCCGGGCGCGGTCGCGCTGATCTGGGCCGACTGGCAGTCCTGCTCGGCGTCCGGCGAGGAACTGCTCGACCCGGTGCTCTCCCAGTACAAGGAGGCCTTCGCGGTCGTCCGCTGCAAGTACCGCGGGCAGACGTACTCGCGCTGCGTCTACATCTGGGTCGACAAGGACTTCGCCATCGCACGCGGGCTGCACCAGGGCTACCCGAAGAAGCTCGGCTCGATCCACCAGACCCGCCCGCACCCCTACGGGCCCGCCCCGCGCATCGAGGCGGGGGCCCGTTTCGGCGCCACGCTCGCCGCCGCCGACCGGCGCCTCGCCCACACCGTGGTCACCCTGCGCGAGCCGTCGGAGACGAACGGCTTCGTCAACGCCCACCCGATGGCCCACCACCGCTGGCTGCCCTCCATCGAGAAGGGCAAGGGCCTCGCCCTCGACGAGCTGATCGAGTCGGGCGCCGCGTCCTTCGAGGCGGGACAGGCCTGGCGCGGCGACGCCGAGCTGGAGCTGTTCGAGGCGCCCACCGAAGAACTGGCCCGCCTGGAGATCCGCGAGCCGATCGCCGCCTACTACCGCCAGGTCGGCGTCGTCTGGGACGGCGGCCGACTGCTGGAATCCGGCACCTCCGGCGCCGAGTAG
- a CDS encoding carbohydrate ABC transporter permease, which translates to MSLLSHAPSTGSPSTPPQGEPPPAHPRRNPLTSLRRANPLGAVGGLLWLVIVLVPVYWVLVTSLRTREGFFDANPLSVPSHPTLDNYRQVLDNGFTHYLLNSTLVTVGATLLTVVVSFLAAYAIVRGTSRALRWAFSVFLLGLAIPLQATIIPVYYLIAKAQMYDTLGAIVLPSAAFAIPLTVIILVNFLRDIPDELYESMRADGAGHWRMLWSLALPLSRPALITVVIYDALNVWNGFLFPLILTQSPDKRTLPLFVWSFQGEFTINVPAILAAVVLSTLPILVLYVLGRRQLIGGLTAGFGK; encoded by the coding sequence ATGTCCTTGCTCTCCCACGCCCCGTCCACCGGTTCCCCCAGCACACCGCCCCAGGGCGAACCGCCGCCGGCACACCCGCGGCGCAACCCGCTCACCAGCCTGCGCCGCGCCAACCCGCTCGGTGCAGTGGGCGGACTGCTCTGGCTGGTGATCGTCCTCGTGCCGGTCTACTGGGTCCTCGTCACCAGCCTGCGCACCCGCGAGGGCTTCTTCGACGCCAACCCGCTCTCCGTCCCCTCACACCCCACCCTGGACAACTATCGGCAGGTCCTCGACAACGGCTTCACGCACTACCTCCTCAACAGCACGCTGGTCACGGTCGGCGCGACGCTGCTGACCGTCGTCGTCTCCTTCCTGGCGGCCTACGCGATCGTGCGCGGCACCAGCCGGGCCCTGCGCTGGGCGTTCAGCGTCTTCCTGCTGGGCCTCGCCATCCCTCTCCAGGCGACGATCATCCCGGTCTACTACCTGATCGCCAAGGCACAGATGTACGACACCCTGGGAGCGATCGTCCTTCCCTCGGCGGCGTTCGCGATCCCGCTGACCGTGATCATCCTGGTCAACTTCCTGCGCGACATCCCCGACGAACTGTACGAGTCGATGCGCGCGGACGGCGCCGGCCACTGGCGCATGCTGTGGAGCCTCGCACTTCCCCTGTCCCGCCCCGCTCTGATCACGGTCGTCATCTACGACGCCCTGAACGTCTGGAACGGCTTCCTCTTCCCGCTGATCCTCACCCAGAGCCCGGACAAGAGGACACTGCCCCTGTTCGTGTGGAGCTTCCAGGGCGAGTTCACCATCAACGTCCCGGCGATCCTGGCAGCAGTGGTCCTCTCCACGCTGCCCATCCTCGTGCTCTACGTCCTGGGCCGCCGCCAGCTCATCGGCGGACTCACCGCCGGCTTCGGCAAGTGA
- a CDS encoding ferredoxin, producing MKVVVDMNKCQDHGQCVFAAPDVFSMDDSGHLAYVSDPDDALRDEVEEAADVCPLQAIRIEG from the coding sequence ATGAAGGTCGTCGTCGACATGAACAAGTGCCAGGACCACGGCCAGTGCGTCTTCGCCGCCCCCGATGTCTTCTCCATGGACGACAGCGGCCACCTGGCCTACGTCTCCGACCCCGACGACGCGCTGCGCGACGAGGTCGAGGAAGCCGCAGACGTGTGTCCGCTCCAGGCCATCCGTATCGAGGGCTGA
- a CDS encoding TIGR03619 family F420-dependent LLM class oxidoreductase, producing the protein MTTPRMQLVLSENWTMTGGRADLPTLIRWAREAEDAGFDSVMISEHIVLGPDAGAGGVMGNPRDYALPGNQDPHTPWPNSLMLLSAIAAVTERVRLAASAVIAPLRHPLLLARELGTLDLLSEGRLIVLPNVSWSRDEYAALGVPFSRRGKLLDEHLEIWAKLWGPSPVSHESEYYAFQDVYFEPKAYCPDGPRLCFGGAGMHDAMVRRIVRYGHAFNPLGKVTPEQMQTLKTAMAAAGRDIADLEMIGGTRAVFPDDDSCADLAQALEPVPEQMAQGFTTFCVKPSQFTDDPNGVGAFCREVMRRVESLTA; encoded by the coding sequence ATGACCACTCCCCGCATGCAGCTCGTCCTGAGCGAGAACTGGACCATGACCGGAGGCCGCGCGGATCTGCCGACCCTGATCCGCTGGGCCCGCGAGGCCGAGGACGCCGGATTCGACTCCGTCATGATCAGCGAACACATCGTGCTCGGCCCCGACGCCGGAGCAGGTGGCGTGATGGGCAACCCCCGCGACTACGCCCTGCCCGGCAACCAGGACCCCCACACCCCGTGGCCCAACTCGCTCATGCTGCTCAGCGCGATCGCCGCCGTCACCGAGCGCGTGCGTCTCGCAGCGTCGGCGGTCATTGCTCCCCTGCGGCATCCCCTGCTCCTGGCCCGTGAGCTCGGCACCCTCGACCTTCTCTCCGAGGGCCGCCTGATCGTGCTGCCCAACGTCAGCTGGAGCCGGGACGAGTACGCGGCACTCGGCGTCCCGTTCTCCCGGCGCGGCAAGCTCCTCGACGAGCACCTGGAGATCTGGGCGAAGTTGTGGGGCCCCTCTCCCGTGTCTCACGAGAGCGAGTACTACGCCTTCCAGGACGTCTACTTCGAGCCCAAGGCATACTGCCCGGACGGCCCCCGACTGTGCTTCGGTGGCGCGGGCATGCACGACGCGATGGTCCGCAGGATCGTCCGGTACGGCCACGCCTTCAACCCGCTGGGGAAGGTGACGCCCGAGCAGATGCAGACGCTGAAGACCGCGATGGCCGCCGCGGGCCGCGACATCGCCGATCTGGAGATGATCGGCGGCACCCGCGCCGTGTTCCCCGACGACGACTCCTGCGCCGACCTCGCCCAGGCCCTCGAGCCCGTCCCCGAGCAGATGGCCCAAGGATTCACCACCTTCTGCGTCAAGCCCTCGCAGTTCACCGACGATCCGAACGGAGTGGGCGCGTTCTGCCGCGAGGTGATGCGCCGCGTGGAGTCCCTGACCGCCTGA
- a CDS encoding SpoIIE family protein phosphatase — translation MRSVRHRDGRGLPVALSLIPLAHGQERVMWLMVAMDGDRARQNAIDQATLAGLSHQSPITLVIYDVDARIQWINTAVEEQFGVKLESVAGKRLPEVEPGGMVLSEGGGIEADVEEPIRRALRTGEPVIDVRYRSTRRFGTHHQRVWSVSYFRLQDDVGQPIGVCEVGLEITDRYVAGQRLALLSRAGGSIGRTLDIRRTADDLAELVVPEFADAVTVDLLRPVLSGQEPPPLDGGTDGDLCRVSERAQDAAAGVPVAAPATVTHCLTDATPRTDPASGVLVLPLAARGVVLGVASFARTAPRDAFDGEEVALAAELASRTAVCVDNARRYTREHATALMLQRDLLPRALPRPTGAEIAHRYVPAAGPVGVGGDWYDVIPLSGARVGLIVGDVAGHGTGAAATMGRLRTTVAALAALDLAPDELLARLDDLVARAGATGLEDDGAEDQALGVTCLYAVYDPVSRHCVMARAGHPPPILVTADGDAEILDLPAGPPLGLGGLPFESADFELPEDSKLALFTDGLVESRERDIDIGLRALRDTLSHHSSGPLEVACESVIDALLPSPPQDDAALLLVRVHSLPDPLVATWDIPADPGEVARARSLACEKLGEWDVEEETGFVVELVVSELVTNAIRYGGAPIRLRLIPDRDLIIEVSDSGHTSPHLRWAAMEDEGGRGLFLVAQVTERWGTRYTSTGKTIWTEISRATHELPGLLSA, via the coding sequence ATGCGGTCGGTACGACACCGGGACGGCCGTGGGCTGCCCGTAGCCCTGAGCCTGATTCCGCTGGCCCATGGCCAGGAGCGGGTCATGTGGTTGATGGTGGCGATGGACGGGGATCGGGCACGGCAGAACGCCATTGACCAGGCCACGCTGGCCGGGCTCTCCCACCAGTCACCGATCACCCTGGTCATCTACGACGTCGACGCCCGCATCCAGTGGATCAACACTGCCGTCGAGGAACAGTTCGGCGTGAAGCTGGAGAGTGTCGCGGGAAAGCGCCTGCCGGAGGTCGAACCGGGCGGGATGGTGCTCTCCGAGGGCGGCGGAATCGAGGCCGATGTCGAAGAGCCCATCCGCAGGGCTTTGCGTACCGGCGAGCCCGTGATCGATGTCCGCTACCGGAGCACCAGACGCTTCGGCACCCATCACCAGCGGGTCTGGTCCGTTTCCTACTTCCGGTTGCAGGACGACGTCGGACAGCCGATCGGGGTCTGTGAAGTCGGTCTGGAGATCACTGACCGCTACGTAGCCGGTCAGCGCCTGGCGTTGCTGAGCCGGGCCGGCGGCAGCATCGGCAGAACCCTGGACATCCGGCGCACGGCCGACGACCTGGCGGAACTCGTGGTCCCCGAGTTCGCGGACGCGGTGACCGTGGATCTCCTGAGGCCAGTGCTGAGCGGCCAGGAACCCCCGCCCCTCGACGGCGGCACTGACGGGGACCTGTGCCGGGTGTCCGAACGGGCACAGGACGCCGCAGCGGGAGTCCCCGTGGCCGCCCCAGCCACCGTGACGCACTGTCTGACAGACGCAACACCCCGTACAGACCCGGCCAGCGGCGTACTCGTCCTCCCCTTGGCGGCCCGAGGGGTCGTCCTGGGGGTCGCCTCCTTCGCCCGGACCGCTCCGCGCGATGCCTTCGACGGAGAGGAAGTCGCACTCGCCGCAGAACTGGCCTCCCGCACCGCCGTCTGCGTGGACAACGCTCGCCGGTACACCCGTGAGCACGCGACTGCGCTGATGCTGCAGCGCGACCTGCTGCCCCGTGCTCTGCCACGGCCGACGGGGGCAGAGATCGCTCATCGCTATGTGCCCGCGGCAGGGCCGGTCGGCGTCGGCGGGGACTGGTACGACGTCATCCCGCTCTCCGGTGCGAGGGTGGGACTGATCGTCGGTGATGTAGCGGGACACGGCACGGGAGCGGCCGCCACGATGGGGCGTCTGCGCACCACCGTCGCCGCTCTCGCGGCACTCGATCTCGCGCCGGACGAACTGCTCGCCCGTCTGGACGACCTGGTGGCCCGAGCCGGAGCCACGGGGCTGGAAGACGACGGAGCCGAGGATCAGGCGCTGGGTGTGACCTGCCTGTACGCGGTCTACGACCCGGTGTCCCGGCACTGCGTCATGGCGCGCGCGGGGCACCCGCCACCAATCCTGGTCACAGCCGACGGAGACGCCGAGATCCTGGACCTGCCCGCCGGTCCACCGTTGGGGCTTGGTGGCCTGCCGTTCGAGAGTGCCGACTTCGAACTGCCTGAGGACAGCAAGCTGGCCCTGTTCACCGATGGCCTCGTCGAAAGCCGCGAGCGCGACATCGATATCGGTCTTCGTGCGCTGCGCGACACACTCTCGCACCACAGCTCCGGTCCCCTGGAGGTGGCCTGCGAGTCTGTCATCGACGCGCTCCTACCGAGCCCGCCACAGGACGATGCGGCTCTTTTGCTGGTTCGAGTGCACTCTCTCCCGGATCCCCTGGTTGCCACCTGGGACATCCCCGCCGACCCCGGAGAGGTAGCCCGTGCCCGATCACTGGCATGCGAGAAGCTCGGTGAATGGGATGTGGAGGAAGAGACAGGTTTCGTTGTCGAGCTCGTTGTCAGCGAACTGGTCACCAATGCGATCCGCTACGGTGGCGCCCCGATCCGTCTTCGACTCATCCCTGACCGCGATCTGATCATCGAGGTGTCCGACAGCGGCCATACCTCTCCGCACCTGCGGTGGGCCGCGATGGAGGATGAGGGTGGCCGTGGCCTGTTCCTCGTCGCCCAGGTCACGGAGCGCTGGGGCACGCGCTACACATCGACCGGCAAGACGATCTGGACCGAGATATCGCGGGCGACGCACGAACTGCCGGGACTCCTGTCGGCCTGA
- a CDS encoding cytochrome P450 yields the protein MTTETPTAAVNEPMPLADVNLADLDNFTDGITPWRMFHTLRHQDPVHWQPEEAPNSGFWAVTRHADIARVDRDAETFTSMKFVNLEEVDEDQIKTRASILELDGVRHRAMRSLLQRQFGASVINSYTDFLRGLTATTLDAALAKGSFDFVKEVSADFPINVLARLLDVPPEDNQQLIDWGNRIIGNTDPDYADVLLDSAESEQYRHLPFRSPASLEVFEYGRELARQRRGGDGTDLVSRLVNTTPRDGVPLTPQDFDNYFLLLVVAGNETTRHTITHSMLALLQHPEQLARLQEDPSLIPVAVEEFLRWASPVYHFRRTATRDVELGGKRIKEGDKVVMWYASGNRDEAVFGNPYDFDVARADNDHVTFGKGSPHLCLGNLLARTEIRIMFEELIPRIADIRLTGEVPRVRSNFVNGIKKLPVAVTLA from the coding sequence ATGACGACCGAGACCCCGACCGCCGCCGTGAACGAGCCGATGCCGCTTGCGGACGTCAACCTCGCCGACCTGGACAACTTCACCGACGGGATCACCCCGTGGCGGATGTTCCACACCCTGCGTCACCAGGACCCGGTGCACTGGCAGCCCGAGGAGGCCCCCAACTCCGGCTTCTGGGCGGTGACGCGGCACGCCGACATCGCCCGCGTCGACCGCGACGCCGAGACCTTCACCTCGATGAAGTTCGTCAACCTCGAAGAGGTCGACGAGGACCAGATCAAGACGCGTGCCTCCATCCTGGAACTGGACGGCGTCCGCCACCGCGCCATGCGCAGCCTGCTCCAGCGCCAGTTCGGCGCGAGCGTCATCAACAGCTACACCGACTTCCTGCGCGGCCTGACCGCCACCACGCTGGACGCGGCGCTCGCCAAGGGGAGCTTCGACTTCGTCAAGGAGGTCTCCGCCGACTTCCCCATCAACGTCCTCGCCCGCCTCCTCGACGTTCCGCCGGAGGACAACCAGCAGCTCATCGACTGGGGCAACCGCATCATCGGCAACACCGACCCCGACTACGCCGACGTCCTGCTCGACAGCGCGGAGAGCGAGCAGTACCGGCACCTCCCGTTCCGCTCGCCCGCCTCGCTGGAGGTCTTCGAGTACGGCCGTGAGCTGGCCCGGCAGCGGCGCGGCGGCGACGGCACGGACCTGGTGTCCAGGCTGGTGAACACCACCCCGAGGGACGGCGTTCCCCTCACGCCGCAGGACTTCGACAACTACTTCCTGCTCCTCGTCGTGGCCGGCAACGAGACCACCCGCCACACCATCACCCACTCCATGCTGGCCCTCCTCCAGCACCCCGAGCAGCTGGCCCGGCTCCAGGAGGACCCGTCCCTGATCCCCGTCGCGGTGGAGGAGTTCCTGCGCTGGGCGTCGCCCGTCTACCACTTCCGCCGCACGGCGACCCGGGACGTGGAACTGGGCGGCAAGCGCATCAAGGAGGGCGACAAGGTCGTCATGTGGTACGCCTCCGGCAACCGCGACGAGGCGGTCTTCGGCAACCCGTACGACTTCGACGTCGCCCGCGCCGACAACGACCACGTGACCTTCGGCAAGGGCAGCCCCCACCTGTGCCTGGGCAACCTCCTCGCCCGCACCGAGATCCGCATCATGTTCGAGGAGCTCATCCCGAGGATCGCCGACATCCGTCTGACCGGCGAAGTCCCGCGCGTGCGCTCCAACTTCGTCAACGGCATCAAGAAGCTGCCGGTCGCAGTCACCCTCGCCTGA
- a CDS encoding aldehyde dehydrogenase has product MSEHIITVAGVAVDTRHWIGGERVAATQTFEDVSPIDGSTIGDISRGTAMEAAAAVAAAKAAFPAWAATSRAERARILHAIADGVEKRIEALAIVETIDNGALLRSHRRGVMPRVAHNFRFFADWLLSLEHEDFETRGHTNHVSWDPAGPCVLITPWNAPLMLATWKVAPALAAGDTVVLKPAEWSPLTASLLADIAAEAGLPAGVLNVVQGYGSEIGDALTSHPDVRRISFTGSVPTAKRIAESAAANLTPLSLELGGKSPLLVFADADLDLAVDLAVEQYDNAGQVCLAGTRLLVEEAVVEEFTRRFVEKASALKQGDPRDEATDIGPNIHPRQLEKIDGFVQRAVAAGARAVIGGHPGDGQYYAPTLLTGVAQDSEIVQEEVFGPVLTLQTFTDEEEAVLLANGTRFGLAATVFTGNRERAERITARLVAGTVWVNCFFVRDLQAPFGGSRLSGVGREGGTWSFDFYCDVKNTVTAPSGWRNHG; this is encoded by the coding sequence ATGAGCGAACACATCATCACCGTGGCCGGGGTCGCCGTCGACACCCGGCACTGGATCGGCGGCGAGCGCGTCGCCGCGACACAGACGTTCGAGGACGTCTCGCCCATCGACGGCAGCACGATCGGCGACATCTCCCGGGGCACGGCCATGGAGGCGGCCGCCGCCGTGGCCGCCGCGAAGGCCGCGTTCCCCGCCTGGGCCGCCACCTCCCGCGCGGAACGCGCCCGCATCCTGCACGCGATCGCCGACGGGGTCGAGAAGCGGATCGAAGCGCTCGCCATCGTCGAGACCATCGACAACGGAGCCCTTCTGCGCTCCCACCGCCGTGGGGTGATGCCGCGGGTCGCCCACAACTTCCGTTTCTTCGCGGACTGGCTGCTGTCGCTGGAGCACGAGGACTTCGAGACGCGCGGCCACACCAACCACGTCAGCTGGGACCCGGCCGGCCCCTGCGTCCTGATCACCCCGTGGAACGCCCCGCTCATGCTGGCCACCTGGAAGGTCGCGCCGGCGCTGGCCGCCGGCGACACAGTGGTGCTGAAGCCCGCCGAGTGGTCGCCGCTGACCGCCTCCCTGCTGGCCGACATCGCCGCCGAGGCCGGGCTCCCGGCGGGTGTCCTCAACGTCGTCCAGGGCTACGGCTCCGAGATCGGCGACGCGCTGACCTCGCACCCCGACGTGCGCCGGATCAGCTTCACCGGCTCGGTGCCCACGGCCAAGCGCATCGCGGAGTCGGCGGCCGCGAACCTCACGCCCCTGAGTCTCGAACTGGGCGGCAAGTCGCCGCTGCTGGTGTTCGCCGACGCGGACCTGGACCTCGCCGTCGACCTGGCGGTGGAGCAGTACGACAACGCCGGCCAGGTGTGCCTGGCTGGTACCCGGCTGCTGGTCGAGGAGGCGGTCGTGGAGGAGTTCACGCGCCGGTTCGTCGAGAAGGCGAGCGCGCTGAAGCAGGGTGATCCGCGTGACGAGGCCACGGACATCGGGCCCAACATCCACCCCCGCCAGCTGGAGAAGATCGACGGGTTCGTGCAGCGGGCCGTGGCGGCCGGTGCCCGCGCCGTCATCGGCGGCCACCCGGGGGACGGCCAGTACTACGCCCCCACCCTGCTCACCGGTGTCGCCCAGGACTCCGAGATCGTGCAGGAGGAGGTCTTCGGCCCTGTCCTGACGCTGCAGACCTTCACGGACGAGGAGGAGGCCGTCCTGCTCGCCAACGGCACCCGCTTCGGCCTGGCCGCCACCGTCTTCACGGGCAACCGCGAGCGCGCCGAACGCATCACCGCGCGGCTGGTCGCGGGCACGGTGTGGGTGAACTGCTTCTTCGTCCGCGACCTGCAGGCACCCTTCGGCGGCTCCCGGCTTTCCGGTGTCGGCCGCGAGGGCGGCACCTGGAGCTTCGACTTCTACTGCGACGTCAAGAACACCGTGACCGCCCCGAGCGGTTGGAGGAACCATGGGTGA
- a CDS encoding glutamine synthetase family protein, protein MSAAPTPSVRQHMQRLAAEGIDVVRVTYPDLIGTDRARDILLDHLPSACDHGLAFCRAVYHTSPQGDVVPVSGGLDAGLPDITVRPDLDSLAPLPWEPGVASCLADVTDPATGLPAPESPRDLLRTVLARCAEHGLRPVVGPELEYFLCDEDPAYPSGWKRYSGAAGVVYTAGLRADGNNHLLRTLRLLRDMNIGATSGNHEFDGGQFEINLTHSEALSAADRAFRFKSAIKELARKEGKLATFMAKPFNDAGGSGFHLHLSCDNDEGGNAFDDPAGPYGLSATARHAVAGILAHAPALAALANPTVNSYKRFGPDTLAPWLIDWGLDNRSAMVRIPPERGSGARFELRLGDASANPYLLIAGTVAAALLGVLAGEEPPAPLEGYGYDTAKAAVLPMSLPAALDALEADTELTDVLGKDFTASFLSYKRNEIERFQRHVTDWEFTEYAYHL, encoded by the coding sequence GTGAGCGCAGCTCCAACCCCCAGCGTCCGTCAGCACATGCAGCGGCTCGCCGCCGAGGGCATCGACGTGGTGCGCGTGACATATCCCGACCTCATCGGCACCGACCGCGCACGCGACATCCTGCTGGACCACCTGCCGTCGGCCTGCGACCACGGCCTGGCCTTCTGCCGGGCCGTCTACCACACCAGCCCCCAGGGCGACGTGGTCCCCGTCTCCGGCGGTCTCGACGCCGGCCTGCCCGACATCACCGTGCGACCGGACCTGGACAGCCTGGCCCCCCTCCCCTGGGAGCCCGGCGTCGCGTCCTGCCTCGCCGACGTCACCGACCCGGCCACCGGCCTGCCCGCACCGGAGTCGCCCCGCGATCTTCTGCGCACCGTCCTCGCCCGGTGTGCCGAACACGGCCTGCGTCCGGTGGTCGGCCCCGAGCTCGAGTACTTCCTCTGCGACGAGGACCCTGCCTACCCGAGCGGCTGGAAGCGTTACTCGGGCGCCGCCGGCGTCGTCTACACAGCCGGTCTGCGCGCCGACGGCAACAATCATCTGCTCCGCACGCTGCGTCTGCTGCGGGACATGAACATCGGCGCGACCAGCGGCAACCACGAGTTCGACGGCGGCCAGTTCGAGATCAACCTCACCCACTCCGAAGCCCTGTCCGCCGCGGACCGCGCCTTCCGCTTCAAGTCCGCGATCAAGGAGCTGGCCCGGAAGGAGGGGAAACTCGCCACGTTCATGGCCAAGCCGTTCAACGATGCCGGCGGCTCCGGTTTCCATCTCCACCTGTCCTGCGACAACGACGAGGGCGGCAACGCCTTCGACGATCCCGCCGGGCCGTACGGGCTGTCCGCCACCGCCCGCCACGCCGTCGCCGGCATCCTCGCCCACGCCCCGGCCCTGGCCGCACTGGCCAACCCGACCGTGAACTCCTACAAGCGTTTCGGTCCCGACACCCTCGCGCCCTGGCTGATCGACTGGGGCCTGGACAACCGCAGCGCCATGGTCCGCATCCCGCCCGAGCGCGGCTCCGGCGCACGGTTCGAACTGCGCCTGGGTGACGCCAGCGCCAACCCGTACCTGCTGATCGCGGGCACGGTCGCCGCCGCGCTGCTCGGGGTGCTGGCTGGCGAGGAGCCCCCCGCCCCACTGGAGGGGTACGGCTACGACACCGCCAAGGCAGCAGTACTGCCCATGAGCCTGCCGGCCGCGCTGGACGCCCTGGAAGCGGACACGGAACTGACCGACGTCCTCGGCAAGGACTTCACCGCTTCCTTCCTCTCCTACAAGCGCAACGAGATCGAACGCTTCCAACGGCACGTCACCGACTGGGAGTTCACCGAGTACGCCTACCACCTGTGA
- a CDS encoding NAD(P)/FAD-dependent oxidoreductase, with protein sequence MNARIVVAGASMAGLRAAEQLRAAGWTGAITLVGDEPHMPYNRPPLSKEVLAGKAPFESLAFRPRASVADAEWRLGTKVVAARLAENIVEFDDGEALTYDGLVVATGMRPRRLRCPGPLAGRHTVRTIDDAQGLRQALTRPGARVVVVGGGFIGCEVAATAVALGAREVTVVDPLPLPMVGPLGELLARALLKRHEERGVRFALGTGVTGFTGDDHVTGVALGDGTVLPADVVVESVGSVANTEWLDGNGLDLSDGVLTDEHLRVGGRPDVVAVGDVARFPNARYDGVPRRVEHWCIPTDTAKHAAKTLVAGLSGTGHDLSSFAPLPTFWSDQHDFRLQSFGAPVLGKEDVRVLEGDLDGDVVVGYHAGARLAGVVALGGQAAAAAASRYRAELLKQPAPSA encoded by the coding sequence ATGAACGCACGCATCGTCGTGGCCGGCGCCTCCATGGCCGGTCTGCGCGCGGCCGAGCAGCTGCGGGCTGCCGGCTGGACCGGAGCCATCACGCTCGTCGGTGACGAGCCGCACATGCCCTACAACCGGCCGCCCCTGTCCAAGGAGGTCCTGGCCGGCAAGGCACCCTTCGAGTCCCTCGCCTTCCGCCCGCGGGCGAGCGTGGCCGACGCGGAGTGGCGGCTGGGCACCAAGGTCGTCGCCGCGCGGCTCGCTGAGAACATCGTCGAGTTCGACGACGGCGAGGCACTCACGTACGACGGACTGGTCGTCGCCACCGGAATGCGGCCCCGGCGCCTGCGCTGCCCCGGCCCGCTCGCCGGCCGGCACACGGTCCGCACCATCGACGACGCGCAGGGCCTGCGACAGGCCCTCACCAGGCCCGGAGCCCGGGTGGTCGTCGTCGGAGGCGGCTTCATCGGCTGCGAGGTCGCCGCCACCGCCGTCGCTCTGGGCGCCCGCGAGGTGACCGTAGTCGACCCGCTGCCGCTGCCGATGGTCGGCCCCCTGGGAGAGCTCCTCGCCAGGGCCCTGCTGAAGCGCCACGAAGAACGCGGCGTGCGCTTCGCCCTCGGCACGGGCGTGACCGGCTTCACCGGCGACGACCATGTCACCGGCGTCGCCCTCGGCGACGGCACCGTCCTGCCCGCCGATGTGGTGGTTGAGTCGGTCGGCTCGGTCGCCAACACCGAGTGGCTGGACGGCAACGGCCTCGACCTGAGCGACGGCGTGCTCACCGACGAGCACCTGCGCGTCGGCGGACGGCCCGACGTGGTGGCCGTCGGTGACGTCGCCCGTTTCCCCAACGCCCGCTACGACGGCGTACCGCGCCGTGTGGAGCACTGGTGCATCCCCACGGACACCGCCAAGCACGCCGCGAAGACCCTGGTCGCCGGGCTGAGCGGCACCGGCCACGACCTGTCCTCGTTCGCGCCGCTGCCCACCTTCTGGAGCGACCAGCACGACTTCCGCCTGCAGTCCTTCGGGGCACCGGTACTCGGCAAGGAGGACGTGCGCGTACTGGAGGGCGACCTCGACGGTGACGTCGTCGTCGGCTACCACGCCGGTGCCCGGCTGGCCGGTGTCGTCGCCCTGGGCGGTCAGGCCGCGGCGGCCGCCGCCTCCCGTTACCGCGCCGAACTGCTCAAGCAGCCCGCCCCCTCCGCCTAA